A DNA window from Amycolatopsis sp. DSM 110486 contains the following coding sequences:
- a CDS encoding amidohydrolase family protein: MDGKIALEEHFATEDTLGDSEPYAPPALWPTLRARLLDLDGQRLRLMDTHGIELMLLSLNSPAVQGIPDAMKAAELARRANDTLAEHVAARPDRFRGFAALPLQDPDLATAELRRAVTELGFVGALVNSFTELDDAGTVTYYDTPEYLPFWAEVERLGVPLYLHPRNPLPQDARVYAGHEWLLGPAWAFGQQTAVHALRLAASGLFDRHPGVTIILGHLGEGLPYSLWRIDHHNKWTNAALPYPAARPITEYFTEHFYVTTSGNFHTQSLLAAMSELSADRVLFSTDWPFENVDHAAGWFDSAPLNEPDRRKIGRDNARALFRLS; the protein is encoded by the coding sequence GTGGACGGCAAGATCGCCCTCGAAGAACACTTCGCCACCGAGGACACACTCGGCGACTCCGAGCCTTACGCTCCTCCCGCGCTGTGGCCCACCTTGCGCGCCCGCCTGCTCGACCTCGACGGCCAGCGGCTGCGCCTGATGGACACCCACGGCATCGAGCTGATGCTGCTGTCGCTCAACTCCCCTGCCGTGCAAGGGATCCCGGACGCGATGAAGGCCGCCGAGCTCGCCCGGCGCGCCAACGACACCCTCGCCGAGCACGTCGCCGCGCGGCCCGACCGGTTCCGCGGGTTCGCCGCACTGCCGCTGCAGGACCCGGACCTCGCGACGGCAGAGCTGCGCCGCGCGGTCACGGAGCTCGGGTTCGTCGGCGCGCTCGTGAACAGCTTCACCGAGCTCGACGACGCCGGCACCGTCACCTACTACGACACCCCCGAGTACCTGCCGTTCTGGGCCGAGGTCGAACGCCTCGGCGTGCCGCTCTACCTGCACCCGCGCAACCCGCTGCCGCAGGACGCCCGCGTGTACGCCGGCCACGAGTGGCTGCTCGGCCCGGCCTGGGCGTTCGGCCAGCAGACGGCGGTGCACGCACTGCGCCTGGCCGCGTCGGGGCTGTTCGACCGCCACCCCGGTGTCACCATCATTCTCGGTCATCTCGGCGAAGGTCTGCCCTACTCCCTTTGGCGGATCGACCACCACAACAAATGGACCAATGCCGCGCTCCCCTATCCCGCCGCACGGCCGATCACCGAATACTTCACCGAGCACTTCTACGTGACGACGTCCGGCAATTTCCACACCCAGTCCTTGCTCGCCGCGATGTCGGAACTCAGCGCCGATCGCGTGCTCTTCTCCACCGACTGGCCGTTCGAAAACGTCGACCACGCGGCCGGCTGGTTCGACTCCGCACCCCTGAACGAACCCGACCGTCGCAAGATCGGCAGGGACAACGCGCGAGCCCTGTTCCGGCTCTCCTAA
- a CDS encoding IclR family transcriptional regulator translates to MAAREPEDDRQGIQSVEIAMTVVRALEQGPGPMSLKQVAEASGMAPSKVHRYLVSLSREGLVAQSPNSGRYDLGPALRRLGMEALRRMDEVEVVSEHLPGLRDRTGHSVNLAVWGDHGPVIVGWHYGSHVLPITVRVGAILPLMSTSVGRVFLAHLPETITAPVLRGDFDPGAAPEVPSPAQLTRVIRDVRRSGAAVTTDAMIPGVTTVAAPVFSEATPLPLAVALAMPVGHASPEQVASATEELLRTTTAASAELGGRGPAAG, encoded by the coding sequence GTGGCAGCCCGGGAACCCGAAGACGACCGCCAGGGCATCCAGTCGGTCGAGATCGCGATGACGGTCGTGCGCGCCCTCGAGCAGGGCCCGGGTCCCATGAGCCTCAAGCAGGTCGCCGAGGCGAGCGGGATGGCGCCGAGCAAGGTGCACCGCTACCTGGTCAGCCTGTCGCGAGAAGGCCTGGTCGCGCAGTCGCCGAACTCCGGCCGCTACGACCTCGGCCCCGCACTGCGCCGCCTCGGCATGGAAGCGCTGCGGCGCATGGACGAGGTCGAGGTCGTCTCCGAGCACCTGCCGGGCCTGCGCGACCGGACCGGCCACTCCGTGAACCTCGCCGTGTGGGGCGACCACGGGCCGGTCATCGTCGGCTGGCACTACGGCTCCCACGTGCTGCCGATCACCGTGCGGGTCGGCGCGATCCTGCCGCTGATGTCCACGTCGGTCGGCCGCGTTTTCCTCGCCCACCTGCCGGAGACGATCACCGCCCCCGTCCTGCGCGGCGACTTCGACCCCGGCGCGGCACCCGAAGTCCCTTCGCCGGCCCAGCTCACCCGCGTCATCCGCGACGTCCGCCGCTCCGGCGCCGCGGTGACCACGGACGCCATGATCCCCGGCGTCACCACGGTCGCCGCCCCCGTGTTCTCCGAGGCCACGCCGCTGCCGCTGGCCGTCGCGCTCGCGATGCCCGTCGGCCACGCGAGCCCGGAGCAGGTCGCGAGCGCCACCGAGGAACTGCTGCGCACGACCACCGCCGCGTCGGCAGAGCTCGGCGGACGCGGCCCCGCGGCCGGCTGA
- a CDS encoding ABC transporter ATP-binding protein — protein sequence MDTPLAVRARGITKSFGEVVALDEIDLDVAQGQIHGVAGPNGAGKTTLLGLLLGLAVADEGRLEILDSPVGRTLDAPGGVAGFVDGPGLYPSLTARKNLAALAALRGGDTRTADIDDALAQVGLTDVADDRVRGFSLGMRQRLGLAAALLTRPRLLVLDEPANGLDPAGKKHVHGVLKRLAAEGATVVLSSHRMDDLEALCSEVTIIATGRVVFTGPLGKLSSESQELDYRLVTSDRESARKLAAETPGIRLGDESGKDSGVLVVRALVPALDDLVVRLVHAGVALRELAPVVSPLEAAFLALTESEEAPETASQQQESAR from the coding sequence ATGGACACACCTCTGGCAGTCCGGGCTCGGGGAATCACCAAAAGTTTCGGCGAAGTCGTCGCGCTCGACGAAATCGATCTCGACGTCGCCCAGGGGCAGATCCACGGAGTGGCCGGGCCGAATGGCGCGGGCAAAACCACGCTGCTGGGTCTGCTGCTGGGCCTCGCCGTCGCGGACGAGGGCCGCCTGGAGATCCTCGACTCGCCCGTCGGGCGGACCCTGGACGCTCCCGGCGGCGTTGCCGGGTTCGTCGACGGCCCCGGCCTCTACCCCTCGCTCACGGCGCGGAAGAACCTCGCCGCGCTGGCCGCCCTGCGCGGCGGAGACACCCGCACCGCCGACATCGACGACGCGCTCGCCCAGGTCGGGCTCACCGACGTCGCCGACGACCGCGTGCGCGGCTTCTCCCTCGGCATGCGTCAACGGCTCGGCCTCGCCGCCGCCCTGCTCACCCGCCCGCGGCTGCTCGTGCTCGACGAGCCCGCCAACGGCCTCGACCCCGCCGGCAAGAAGCACGTGCACGGGGTCCTCAAGCGGCTCGCGGCCGAAGGCGCCACCGTCGTGCTGTCCAGCCACCGCATGGACGACCTCGAAGCGCTGTGCTCGGAGGTCACGATCATCGCGACCGGCCGCGTCGTCTTCACCGGCCCGCTGGGCAAGCTCTCTTCGGAGAGCCAGGAGCTCGACTACCGGCTCGTGACTTCCGATCGCGAGTCCGCGCGGAAGCTCGCCGCCGAAACCCCCGGCATCCGGCTCGGCGATGAGTCCGGAAAGGACAGTGGTGTCCTCGTGGTGCGCGCGCTGGTGCCCGCTCTCGACGACCTCGTGGTGCGCCTCGTCCACGCGGGCGTGGCCCTTCGCGAGCTCGCGCCCGTGGTGTCCCCGTTGGAAGCCGCGTTCCTCGCCCTCACCGAATCCGAAGAGGCGCCCGAAACCGCGTCTCAGCAGCAGGAGTCCGCTCGATGA